The Sorangiineae bacterium MSr11367 genome window below encodes:
- a CDS encoding heme ABC transporter ATP-binding protein, translating into MIEARQVSFRTGAVTLVKEVSLAAKPGEVVAIVGPNGAGKSTFLKMLSGELSPSSGEVRMGDRPLAEWAVLERARVRAVLSQHEDLRFAFTGFDVVLLGRSPHVVGTESVRDTAITRLAMSATDTLAFEERTYVTLSGGERQRIQLARALAQIWEAHEGQHRVLLLDEPTNSLDLHHQHAVLHWARKMAADGVAVVTVLHDLNLAAQCADRVAVLRGGRCVAEGAPKDVLTAALVREVFSVEAMVLPHPELDCPLIVTNFNESRVES; encoded by the coding sequence ATGATCGAAGCTCGTCAGGTCAGCTTCCGCACCGGCGCCGTGACCCTCGTGAAGGAAGTGTCGCTCGCGGCCAAGCCCGGCGAGGTCGTGGCCATCGTCGGCCCCAACGGCGCCGGCAAGTCGACCTTCCTCAAGATGCTCTCCGGCGAGCTCTCCCCCTCGTCGGGCGAGGTCCGCATGGGCGATCGGCCCCTCGCCGAATGGGCCGTGCTCGAGCGCGCCCGCGTGCGTGCCGTGCTCTCGCAGCACGAGGACCTTCGCTTCGCCTTTACCGGGTTCGACGTGGTCCTGCTCGGGCGCTCGCCCCATGTCGTGGGCACCGAGTCGGTGCGCGACACCGCCATCACGCGGCTCGCCATGTCCGCCACGGACACGCTCGCCTTCGAGGAACGAACCTACGTCACCCTCTCCGGCGGCGAACGCCAGCGCATCCAACTCGCACGCGCCCTGGCCCAAATCTGGGAGGCGCACGAGGGGCAACACCGCGTGCTTCTTTTGGACGAGCCCACGAACAGCCTCGATTTGCATCACCAGCACGCCGTACTTCATTGGGCGCGCAAAATGGCCGCCGACGGCGTGGCCGTCGTCACCGTACTCCACGATTTGAACCTCGCCGCACAATGCGCGGATCGCGTGGCCGTCCTGCGCGGCGGCCGATGCGTGGCCGAGGGCGCGCCCAAAGACGTGCTCACGGCGGCATTGGTTCGCGAAGTCTTCTCGGTCGAGGCGATGGTGCTCCCGCACCCCGAGCTCGACTGCCCCCTCATCGTCACCAACTTCAACGAAAGTCGGGTCGAGTCATGA